In a single window of the Helicobacter sp. MIT 99-5507 genome:
- a CDS encoding L-aspartate oxidase: MKYDVIIIGAGVAGLYCARFLPKNLKVLILCKEQPWECNTFYAQGGITIAKDNNDIALHVKDTIEAGSNLNDINAVKILSEGSLDVLQDLLKQDFPIDRKDNEILFAKEGGHSVSRIIHSNGDGTGRMLHTHLIKNLEHTLWKNAIVIDLLIEDSRAYGVCLKTQKGLLNIYANHIVIASGGVGGLFKYHTNAYTISSDLHGIILEHNLELKDIEMLQFHPTTYINSPHARKQLISEAVRGDGGIIVDKNNRRFLFDYDSRGELAPRDIVSRAIFDYCSKNKEQAFLDLSSFTKEQFACRFPNIYRELASYGLKIPQDKIPISPAFHYSMGGIATSLDTKVLGMENLYAIGECANNGVHGANRLASNSLLEGLVFSKITASQILNSTINNKERNFPLNNEILQKDGDERLKNVLRDIMWNKVGIVRTQSGLDSALGGVEVMLLGEIGRLLRLRLLVARQIIISALKRKESLGAHYRIDS, from the coding sequence ATGAAATATGATGTTATTATAATTGGGGCTGGAGTAGCGGGGCTTTATTGTGCTAGATTTTTACCAAAGAATCTAAAAGTATTAATATTATGCAAAGAACAGCCATGGGAATGTAATACATTTTATGCACAGGGTGGTATTACTATTGCAAAAGATAATAATGATATAGCATTGCATGTAAAAGACACAATAGAGGCTGGCAGTAATCTAAATGATATAAATGCTGTAAAAATACTAAGTGAAGGCAGTCTTGATGTATTACAAGATTTATTAAAACAAGATTTTCCTATCGATAGGAAAGATAATGAGATTTTATTTGCAAAAGAAGGTGGGCATAGTGTATCAAGGATCATCCATAGCAATGGTGATGGAACAGGTAGGATGCTACATACGCATTTAATAAAAAATTTAGAGCATACATTATGGAAAAATGCAATTGTAATTGATTTATTGATAGAAGATAGCAGGGCGTATGGAGTTTGCTTAAAAACACAAAAAGGATTGCTAAATATCTATGCAAATCATATTGTCATTGCAAGTGGCGGAGTAGGGGGGCTTTTTAAATATCATACAAATGCTTATACAATAAGTAGTGATTTGCATGGGATAATCTTGGAGCACAATTTAGAATTAAAAGATATAGAAATGCTTCAATTTCACCCAACAACTTATATAAATTCACCACATGCAAGAAAACAGCTAATAAGCGAAGCAGTGCGAGGTGATGGTGGAATTATCGTAGATAAAAATAATAGGCGATTTTTATTTGATTATGATAGTAGGGGAGAGTTGGCACCTAGAGATATTGTATCAAGAGCTATTTTTGATTATTGCTCTAAAAATAAAGAACAAGCATTTCTTGATTTATCTAGCTTTACAAAAGAGCAATTTGCATGTAGATTCCCAAATATTTATAGAGAGTTAGCATCATATGGGCTTAAGATTCCACAAGATAAGATTCCAATATCTCCAGCATTTCATTATTCTATGGGTGGTATTGCAACTTCGCTAGATACAAAAGTGCTAGGAATGGAGAATCTTTATGCTATCGGTGAATGTGCTAATAATGGTGTTCATGGAGCAAATAGACTTGCTTCAAATTCTCTTTTAGAAGGGCTTGTATTTAGTAAGATTACAGCTTCACAAATACTAAATTCTACGATAAATAATAAAGAGAGAAATTTTCCATTAAATAATGAAATATTACAAAAAGATGGTGATGAGAGACTAAAAAATGTGCTAAGAGATATTATGTGGAATAAAGTAGGTATTGTACGTACGCAAAGCGGGCTAGATTCTGCACTTGGTGGTGTGGAAGTAATGCTTCTTGGTGAAATAGGAAGACTTCTTAGGCTAAGGCTCTTGGTAGCAAGACAAATCATCATTTCTGCATTAAAAAGAAAAGAAAGCTTAGGGGCGCATTATAGGATTGATAGTTAG
- a CDS encoding biopolymer transporter ExbD: MENSSFNWDDNPDLNITPLVDIMLVLLAILMVTVPTINYKEDITLAKGSKTQKVLDESIIEIRIDKKKNIYIKDSIYSYTNFTDNFNLFANKYDKDTEVRIRADEGIVYGDVIFVLKTIKEAGFLKASLITNG; the protein is encoded by the coding sequence TTGGAAAATAGTAGTTTTAATTGGGATGATAATCCAGATTTAAATATAACTCCATTAGTTGATATCATGCTTGTGCTTCTTGCTATATTAATGGTTACAGTTCCGACAATAAATTACAAAGAAGACATCACACTAGCAAAAGGTTCAAAAACACAAAAAGTGCTAGATGAGTCTATAATTGAAATTAGAATTGATAAGAAAAAAAATATTTATATTAAAGATTCCATCTATTCATACACAAACTTTACAGATAATTTTAATTTGTTTGCAAATAAATACGACAAAGATACAGAAGTAAGAATAAGAGCTGATGAAGGTATCGTATATGGGGATGTTATTTTTGTATTAAAAACGATAAAAGAAGCAGGATTCCTAAAGGCATCTTTGATAACAAATGGATAG
- a CDS encoding peptidylprolyl isomerase, with protein MSKVENGHLVSINYKVTNKENGEVLDSSDIENKPLTFLLGQNQIIPGLEKALIGKDIGNKFQVEIAPQDAYGIKNPDFLQEVPKEQFQGIDLKKGMTLFGQSDDGQSVQVIVDEIGETSVMIDYNHPLAGKTLIFDVEILSSNEPSEDEVIKYSHSCCGGGDSCCGGEHHQSNGKCGCKH; from the coding sequence ATGAGTAAAGTTGAAAATGGTCATTTAGTATCTATTAATTATAAAGTTACAAATAAAGAAAATGGTGAAGTGCTAGATTCTAGTGATATTGAAAATAAACCTCTAACATTTTTATTAGGACAAAATCAAATAATCCCTGGTTTAGAAAAAGCATTGATAGGAAAAGATATAGGTAATAAATTTCAAGTTGAGATTGCACCACAGGATGCATATGGTATAAAAAATCCAGATTTTTTACAAGAAGTGCCAAAAGAACAATTTCAAGGTATAGATTTAAAAAAAGGGATGACACTTTTTGGACAAAGTGATGATGGGCAAAGTGTCCAAGTAATAGTAGATGAAATCGGCGAGACAAGTGTAATGATTGATTATAATCACCCTTTAGCAGGTAAAACATTAATATTTGATGTTGAAATATTATCTAGCAATGAACCATCAGAAGATGAAGTTATTAAATATTCACATTCATGTTGTGGTGGCGGGGATAGTTGCTGTGGTGGAGAACATCATCAAAGCAATGGTAAATGTGGATGCAAACATTAA
- a CDS encoding tol-pal system YbgF family protein, with amino-acid sequence MKFIFIFILLADLVFANEPSVFEMQSSVTKKEVEELKNTNNQQLDRIFTLENRVKQLETSLEGLKSIYEGYGINIKDVNDKLNSISNQIPQESKVTEENFNKLKEEIENNKNNIQALKDSIDVHLKQIQELITNEINQKNEQAQKENSQQENSSVIKDILDNNSTIAAKDSRDITDNKEESLFNKDITRRSDIFKEARSLTYAKKFNEAIARYKWFIEIDYKSAESNYMLGNIAYEQNRYKDAIYYYKESATIDDKAKYMPRLLLNSANSFRVLNDKNNANKFYNAVINLFPDSIEAKEAKKYISN; translated from the coding sequence GTGAAATTTATATTTATTTTTATATTATTAGCTGATCTTGTTTTTGCAAATGAACCATCAGTATTTGAAATGCAAAGTAGTGTTACAAAAAAAGAAGTTGAAGAGTTAAAAAATACAAATAATCAGCAACTAGATAGAATCTTTACTTTAGAAAATAGAGTTAAGCAATTAGAAACTTCACTTGAGGGCTTAAAAAGTATATATGAAGGGTATGGTATAAATATAAAAGATGTAAATGATAAACTAAATTCTATATCAAATCAAATACCACAAGAATCCAAAGTAACAGAAGAAAATTTTAATAAATTAAAAGAAGAAATTGAAAATAATAAAAATAATATACAAGCTTTAAAAGACAGCATAGATGTGCATCTAAAACAAATCCAAGAATTAATAACAAATGAAATCAATCAAAAAAATGAGCAAGCACAAAAAGAAAATTCTCAACAAGAAAATTCAAGTGTCATTAAAGATATACTAGATAATAATAGCACTATTGCAGCAAAAGATTCTAGAGATATTACAGATAACAAAGAAGAATCTTTGTTTAATAAAGATATCACAAGAAGAAGTGATATTTTTAAAGAGGCTAGAAGTCTTACTTATGCAAAAAAATTCAATGAAGCTATTGCAAGATATAAATGGTTTATAGAGATTGATTATAAGAGTGCAGAATCTAATTATATGCTTGGCAATATTGCATATGAACAAAATAGATATAAAGATGCTATTTATTATTATAAAGAAAGTGCTACTATAGATGATAAAGCTAAATATATGCCTAGATTGTTATTAAATAGTGCTAATTCTTTTAGAGTGTTAAATGACAAAAATAATGCAAATAAATTTTACAATGCTGTAATAAATCTTTTTCCAGATAGTATAGAGGCAAAAGAAGCAAAAAAATATATATCAAATTAA
- the fabD gene encoding ACP S-malonyltransferase: MKVAFLFPGQGSQSIGMGKEFYDSYDVAKELFDTASSVLKVDMKDLLFNENENINKTQFTQPAILLVSYISYMLFSKQSDITPEFALGHSLGEITANVISGSLSFENAIKLVYARGQLMQQACNNLDAGMAVIIGLEDEIVEDFCKNKNDIWCANYNGSGQIVLAGSKSALNNIEEDIKKLGAKRFVMLPMSIASHCPLLDSIIDEFREVLNSYLLDCFKFEIISNATIESYNTKNKALDLLTMQLTKPVFYKQSIIKNENRIDCFIEFGHGNVLKGLNKRLSSKPTYCISNNASLESTINEINK; the protein is encoded by the coding sequence ATGAAAGTTGCTTTTTTATTTCCTGGTCAAGGTAGCCAATCAATTGGTATGGGTAAAGAATTTTATGATAGCTATGATGTAGCAAAAGAATTATTTGATACTGCTAGCAGTGTATTAAAAGTAGATATGAAAGATTTACTCTTTAATGAAAATGAAAATATAAACAAAACTCAATTCACACAGCCAGCAATCTTATTAGTAAGCTATATATCATATATGCTTTTTAGTAAGCAAAGTGATATCACTCCAGAATTTGCACTTGGGCATTCTTTAGGTGAAATAACAGCTAATGTAATTTCAGGCAGCCTATCATTTGAAAATGCTATAAAACTTGTCTATGCAAGAGGTCAGCTCATGCAACAAGCCTGCAACAATCTTGATGCTGGCATGGCAGTAATAATTGGCTTAGAAGATGAAATAGTAGAAGATTTTTGTAAAAATAAAAATGATATTTGGTGTGCAAATTATAATGGTAGTGGGCAAATAGTATTAGCAGGTTCTAAGAGTGCCTTAAATAACATAGAAGAAGATATTAAAAAATTAGGTGCAAAAAGATTTGTTATGCTTCCTATGTCTATTGCAAGTCATTGCCCTTTGCTTGATAGCATAATAGATGAATTTAGAGAAGTATTAAATAGCTATTTGCTAGATTGCTTTAAATTTGAAATAATCTCAAATGCAACGATAGAATCTTATAATACAAAAAATAAAGCTCTTGATTTGCTTACAATGCAGCTTACAAAGCCTGTATTTTATAAACAATCAATAATAAAAAATGAAAATAGAATTGACTGCTTTATTGAATTTGGGCATGGAAATGTATTAAAAGGATTAAATAAGCGGCTAAGTTCTAAGCCAACTTATTGCATATCAAATAATGCTAGTTTAGAATCTACAATAAATGAGATAAATAAATAA
- the tolB gene encoding Tol-Pal system protein TolB has protein sequence MIRKIFIYFIFVVNIFAADATIEIIKDTTKLPIIMVENLNTDKNDVLIGSKIYKMLVADLKVSGHFNVLENNNGDKDINYEKQAQNNINLVAHVKGSMNNNEIMATLIVYDINIKQVVLSKQYTVNQDSRYPFLSHKMAIDINDYIKAPSIDWMNRFVVFAKYTQSKESHIVIADYTLTFQNTIIRDGLNIFPKWANKEQDSIYFTKYLDSPTLIRYNIYTGKMEKLLSSDGILIASDVSQDGSKVLLSMSPNNQPDVYMYDVKSNNIQRLTNYSGIDVGANFINNEKSIMFISDRSGYPNIFSLDLSTKLINQMVYHGRNNSSASAYNEYVVYSSRESENEFGSNIFNLYLISTKSDYIRRLTASGINQMPRFSRDGGSIMFIKNTNEESSLGIIRLDYNKSYLFPLPNEKIQAIDW, from the coding sequence ATGATAAGAAAAATTTTTATTTATTTTATTTTTGTAGTCAATATTTTTGCTGCAGATGCGACTATTGAGATTATCAAAGACACTACTAAGTTACCAATTATAATGGTTGAGAATCTAAATACAGATAAAAATGATGTATTAATTGGTAGTAAGATTTATAAAATGCTTGTTGCGGACTTAAAAGTTAGCGGACATTTTAATGTATTAGAAAATAACAATGGAGATAAAGATATCAATTATGAAAAACAAGCACAAAATAATATCAATCTTGTTGCACATGTAAAAGGTTCTATGAATAATAATGAAATTATGGCTACACTAATTGTATATGATATAAATATAAAACAAGTAGTATTATCAAAACAATACACGGTTAATCAAGATTCTAGATATCCTTTTTTATCACATAAAATGGCAATAGACATTAATGACTATATAAAAGCACCTTCTATTGATTGGATGAATAGATTTGTTGTTTTTGCAAAATACACACAATCAAAAGAAAGCCATATAGTTATTGCAGACTATACTCTAACATTTCAAAATACAATAATTCGCGATGGATTAAATATTTTTCCTAAATGGGCAAACAAAGAGCAAGATAGTATTTATTTTACAAAATATTTAGATTCTCCAACTCTAATAAGATACAACATATATACAGGAAAAATGGAAAAATTGCTATCAAGTGATGGTATATTGATCGCATCAGATGTAAGTCAAGATGGAAGTAAAGTTTTATTAAGCATGTCCCCAAATAATCAACCAGATGTATATATGTATGATGTAAAAAGTAATAATATACAACGTCTTACAAATTATAGCGGTATTGATGTAGGAGCAAATTTTATCAATAATGAAAAAAGCATTATGTTTATTTCTGATAGATCTGGCTATCCAAATATATTTTCACTAGATTTATCTACAAAATTGATAAATCAAATGGTATATCATGGTAGAAATAATAGCTCTGCAAGTGCATATAATGAATATGTTGTTTATTCAAGCAGAGAGAGTGAAAATGAATTTGGTAGTAATATATTTAATCTATATTTAATATCAACAAAAAGTGATTACATAAGAAGATTAACAGCAAGCGGAATCAATCAAATGCCAAGATTCTCAAGAGATGGAGGAAGTATAATGTTTATAAAAAATACAAATGAAGAAAGCTCGCTTGGAATCATAAGATTGGATTACAATAAAAGCTATCTATTTCCGCTACCAAATGAAAAAATACAAGCTATAGATTGGTAG
- a CDS encoding energy transducer TonB, with protein sequence MDRKHTGFKANILNSFIDNIYFILSGIFAIFVYILMIVFLIFLFQINKKLDLSINNSSKISSIEIDLVNEILEKNSKNIEEKNLSKDSNNNKSNDKESGSKSPIAGLGAGDLFEKIDTTNPNKKTQDNITDNRDKIALNKKSEENADRNEQLNKILQSTQSLSQSIQNLNQNISIEDTNASQFCDTYKDYCNKLAELLYSNWNIKSGFDKVLSSIVIIKISKNGDFSYTIKKSSNNATFDKELLESLEQLKDVKFPTLDGINFDKLEVIFRNKKEN encoded by the coding sequence ATGGATAGAAAACATACAGGTTTCAAAGCAAATATTTTAAATAGTTTTATAGATAATATATATTTTATATTAAGTGGCATATTTGCTATATTTGTATATATCTTAATGATAGTTTTTCTTATATTTTTATTTCAAATAAATAAGAAACTAGATTTATCAATAAACAATTCAAGCAAGATTAGTAGTATAGAGATTGATTTAGTAAATGAGATTTTAGAAAAAAATTCAAAAAATATAGAAGAAAAAAATTTATCAAAAGATTCCAACAACAATAAATCAAATGACAAAGAAAGTGGCTCAAAATCACCTATTGCAGGTCTTGGTGCTGGGGATTTATTTGAAAAAATTGATACTACAAATCCAAATAAAAAAACACAAGATAACATAACTGATAATAGAGATAAAATTGCACTAAATAAAAAAAGTGAAGAAAATGCAGATAGAAACGAACAGCTAAATAAGATTCTACAATCTACACAAAGTCTTTCTCAAAGCATACAAAACTTAAATCAAAATATATCTATAGAAGATACTAATGCAAGTCAATTTTGCGATACTTATAAAGACTATTGCAATAAACTTGCAGAGCTTTTATATTCAAATTGGAATATAAAAAGTGGTTTTGATAAAGTGTTGTCATCTATTGTAATTATCAAAATTAGTAAAAATGGAGATTTTAGTTATACTATCAAAAAATCATCCAATAATGCTACTTTTGATAAAGAATTATTAGAATCTTTAGAACAATTAAAAGATGTAAAATTTCCAACTTTAGATGGCATTAATTTTGATAAATTAGAAGTAATTTTTAGAAATAAAAAGGAGAATTAA
- a CDS encoding 5'-methylthioadenosine/adenosylhomocysteine nucleosidase, translating to MKTIGIIGAMREEITPLLDFFKKYEEIKIGGNSFYTTTYKNYNIVIAYSKIGKIHAALTCSTIALHFHADYIIFTGVAGGLSSDLKVGDIVLASSLCQYDVDISAFGHPLGFIPESKLYIDTDSNLNEIAKKAAIKQNIKLKYGIIASGDSFISSATKKQWIIDKFNACAVEMEGASIAVVSSLLNIPFCIIRAISDSADDNADISFDEFLVDSAKRSAAFIISILDEIQ from the coding sequence ATGAAAACAATAGGTATTATTGGTGCAATGAGAGAGGAAATTACCCCGCTATTAGATTTTTTTAAAAAATATGAAGAAATTAAAATTGGTGGTAATTCATTTTATACAACTACATATAAAAATTACAATATCGTAATTGCATATAGCAAAATAGGCAAAATACACGCTGCACTAACCTGCTCTACTATTGCATTGCATTTTCATGCTGATTATATAATCTTTACTGGCGTAGCAGGTGGTTTAAGTAGTGATTTGAAAGTTGGTGATATTGTCCTTGCTAGCTCACTTTGTCAATATGATGTTGATATATCTGCATTTGGGCATCCACTTGGTTTTATACCAGAAAGCAAGCTATATATTGATACAGATAGCAACCTAAATGAAATAGCAAAAAAAGCTGCAATTAAACAAAATATAAAATTAAAATATGGAATTATTGCATCGGGTGATAGTTTTATTTCAAGTGCTACAAAAAAGCAATGGATTATTGATAAATTTAATGCTTGTGCTGTTGAGATGGAAGGTGCTAGCATTGCTGTAGTATCTAGTTTATTAAATATACCATTTTGTATTATTAGGGCAATTAGTGATAGTGCTGATGATAATGCAGATATTAGTTTTGATGAATTTTTAGTAGATTCTGCTAAAAGAAGTGCGGCATTTATCATTTCAATACTTGATGAAATACAATAA
- a CDS encoding OmpA family protein, producing the protein MKRVFIIGSLVLAFIIAGCSDKSDVQPDQNATSSETTSDANNTNNDTLNGNSTMSGDTTDTNIDSANTNRGNNNLKSIYFKFDKFSIDGENISIVKSNAQDINNNRYREVRVEGNTDEWGNDEYNFALALKRASAARDALISNGVAAESIKLVSYGESKPVCLDKTKECWQENRRVDFVSID; encoded by the coding sequence GTGAAAAGAGTATTTATTATAGGCTCATTAGTTTTAGCTTTTATCATTGCTGGATGTTCAGATAAATCAGACGTACAACCTGATCAAAATGCTACTAGTAGTGAAACAACAAGCGATGCAAACAATACAAATAATGACACATTAAATGGTAATAGCACAATGTCTGGTGATACAACAGATACAAATATAGATTCTGCAAATACAAATCGTGGAAATAACAATTTAAAATCTATTTATTTCAAATTTGACAAGTTTAGCATAGATGGTGAAAATATATCTATAGTAAAATCAAATGCTCAAGATATTAACAATAATAGATATAGAGAAGTAAGAGTAGAAGGTAATACTGATGAATGGGGAAATGATGAATATAATTTTGCACTTGCTTTAAAAAGAGCTTCAGCTGCAAGAGATGCACTTATTAGCAATGGTGTAGCAGCTGAAAGTATAAAATTAGTAAGCTATGGTGAAAGTAAGCCTGTATGCTTAGATAAAACTAAAGAATGCTGGCAAGAAAATAGAAGAGTTGATTTTGTTTCTATAGATTGA
- the atpC gene encoding ATP synthase F1 subunit epsilon, whose product METNNIKLSIVTPYGEIFDGYVKGVDLPGIEGDFGVLPGHCDCLSLLRAGIIEIHKDDKNELIAINWGYVKVNASSVDILANGAIAITGDNDSEVSKAIENAKALLEDATSDKVSLAHIVYKIETDAKNML is encoded by the coding sequence ATGGAAACAAATAATATAAAACTATCCATTGTTACCCCTTATGGTGAGATTTTTGATGGTTATGTAAAAGGTGTAGATTTACCTGGTATTGAAGGTGATTTTGGTGTTCTTCCTGGTCACTGCGATTGTTTGTCTTTACTTAGAGCTGGTATTATTGAAATACACAAAGATGATAAAAATGAACTAATTGCTATAAATTGGGGATATGTAAAAGTAAATGCAAGTAGTGTTGATATTTTGGCAAATGGAGCTATTGCAATTACTGGGGATAATGATAGTGAAGTATCTAAAGCAATAGAAAATGCTAAAGCTTTACTAGAGGATGCTACATCAGATAAAGTATCGCTTGCACATATAGTGTATAAAATAGAAACTGATGCAAAAAATATGTTATAG
- a CDS encoding LTA synthase family protein: protein MRHLSFQYLMKYNKFFSYFSIFISIFLIFITFWVVETYHNNATLNAIIFHLTMPLDGINPIFYKRFILYCLLPSIFVLICSIYFFTPTIILCIILSITIIIFGFDNIIAMFKTIEVIYYKSFLFSDDFIFSYLIKLTIFILVLGMIIYMIYKISSHIKEIKKYYAYIFCILALYCVNKHFNTIGFFTKEYSLLYEQHYKIPSDLQSNKPRNLILILAESMESTYADEWERAKGEKNLIPNLYNIALKNIYFSNNKNFGGIYQVNNTSWTIAGTISYLCGVPLSLPIDSSVIFGDRYINRTEFLPHLTCISDILKQNNYNQMAFIGYESSFAGSKYFFASHNIDILDEGYFKKYGEIKYGYWGIKDSLIFKFAKQYLKDYKSNKPFVLYIPTVDTHYPGGFTDKQYCGNLDNNLTDAIKCSDKIINDFISWVKKQDFYNDTTIIILGDHLSAFSYNYKNRNIYNAFINAKFSTTPSKDLLINRKLSHFDITPLILDSIGFKVESFGLGRNPLYGKTLLEEYGLDEINKLITLDSKVYESFL, encoded by the coding sequence GTGCGGCATTTATCATTTCAATACTTGATGAAATACAATAAGTTTTTTAGCTATTTTAGTATTTTTATTTCAATATTTTTAATATTTATTACTTTTTGGGTTGTTGAGACTTATCATAATAACGCAACACTAAATGCTATCATCTTTCATCTTACGATGCCACTTGATGGTATAAATCCTATATTTTATAAGAGATTTATACTATATTGTTTGCTTCCTAGCATTTTTGTATTAATTTGTTCTATCTACTTTTTTACTCCAACAATTATCCTATGCATTATCCTTAGTATTACAATAATCATATTTGGCTTTGATAATATTATAGCTATGTTTAAAACAATAGAAGTTATCTATTATAAATCATTTTTATTTAGTGATGATTTTATATTTTCATATCTAATAAAACTTACAATTTTTATATTAGTGCTTGGAATGATTATATATATGATATACAAAATATCCTCGCACATAAAAGAAATCAAAAAATATTATGCTTATATATTTTGCATACTTGCACTATATTGTGTTAATAAACATTTTAATACTATTGGATTTTTTACTAAAGAATATAGTTTGTTATATGAGCAACATTATAAGATTCCATCAGATTTACAATCAAACAAACCTAGAAACCTAATATTAATACTAGCAGAATCTATGGAATCTACTTATGCAGATGAATGGGAAAGGGCAAAAGGAGAGAAAAATCTTATTCCAAACTTATACAATATAGCACTAAAAAATATTTATTTTAGCAATAATAAAAATTTTGGCGGAATCTATCAAGTAAATAATACTAGTTGGACTATTGCAGGGACTATTTCATATTTATGTGGAGTGCCTCTTAGTTTGCCAATAGATTCTAGTGTTATTTTTGGAGATAGATATATAAATAGGACAGAATTCCTCCCACATCTTACATGTATTAGCGATATATTAAAACAAAATAATTACAATCAAATGGCTTTTATTGGTTATGAGAGCAGTTTTGCTGGTTCAAAATATTTCTTTGCTTCGCATAATATTGATATTTTAGATGAAGGATATTTTAAAAAATATGGGGAAATAAAATATGGATATTGGGGAATAAAAGATTCTTTAATATTCAAATTTGCAAAACAATATCTAAAAGATTATAAATCAAATAAACCATTTGTTTTATATATACCAACAGTTGATACACATTATCCAGGTGGATTTACAGATAAGCAATATTGTGGAAATTTAGATAATAACCTAACAGATGCAATAAAATGTAGCGATAAAATCATAAATGATTTTATATCATGGGTAAAAAAGCAAGATTTTTACAATGATACGACTATTATTATACTTGGTGATCATTTAAGTGCTTTTTCTTATAACTATAAAAATAGAAATATTTATAATGCCTTCATCAATGCAAAATTTAGCACAACTCCATCAAAAGATTTATTGATAAATCGCAAATTAAGCCATTTTGATATAACACCATTGATATTAGATTCTATTGGCTTTAAAGTAGAATCTTTTGGACTTGGTAGAAATCCCTTATATGGTAAAACATTGCTAGAAGAATATGGATTAGATGAGATAAACAAACTCATTACTTTAGATTCTAAGGTTTATGAGAGCTTTCTATAA
- a CDS encoding MotA/TolQ/ExbB proton channel family protein: protein MSSFVSDIGAITWFVLIWLSIYFIANIWIFLWRFFKLSNIIALEKNTLELLYSNHLPIRKSIFFSILDSKKYINVEVLNVYKLEAVKKATAGLSMLSVISSTAPFIGLFGTVIEILQAFYHLGGDGKISFDVIAPIISKALVATAFGILTAIPAYSFYILLRRKAYEFTTYLDMQINIIVSTKNTDSKNVDSQSIDSKITLK from the coding sequence TTGAGTAGTTTTGTTTCTGATATAGGTGCTATCACTTGGTTTGTATTGATATGGTTGTCTATATATTTTATAGCAAATATTTGGATTTTTTTATGGAGATTCTTTAAATTAAGTAATATTATAGCCCTAGAAAAAAATACTTTAGAGTTACTTTATAGCAATCATTTACCAATTAGAAAATCTATTTTTTTTTCGATTTTAGATTCTAAAAAATATATAAATGTCGAAGTGCTTAATGTTTATAAATTAGAAGCAGTTAAAAAAGCTACTGCTGGATTATCAATGCTAAGTGTTATTTCATCAACAGCACCATTTATAGGATTATTTGGCACTGTTATTGAAATATTGCAGGCTTTTTACCATCTAGGTGGAGATGGAAAAATATCATTTGATGTTATTGCACCAATCATTTCAAAGGCACTTGTTGCAACAGCATTTGGTATTTTAACTGCTATCCCAGCGTATTCATTTTATATACTCTTAAGAAGAAAAGCTTATGAATTTACCACTTATTTGGATATGCAAATTAATATTATTGTAAGCACTAAAAATACAGATTCTAAAAATGTAGATTCTCAGAGTATAGATTCTAAGATTACATTAAAATAA